One Thermicanus aegyptius DSM 12793 DNA segment encodes these proteins:
- a CDS encoding alpha-galactosidase, with product MIYFDPLTKSFHLQTNKTSYIFQLLNQGYLAHLYWGRRISPPDPSYLLRYVGRAFSPSTDPSDLNLSLDTLPQEYPGYGTSDFRQPAYQVQLHNGSTAIEFLYKSHRIFQGKPKLEGLPATYVENQDEATTLEVHLQDSISGLSVLLSYTVFEELNAITRSVRFINEGKDPLRLLRVQSMNIDFHHALFDILHLSGAWAKERWVYRQPLRPGIQSVESRRGASSHQHNPFIALLDPNATEDTGDVYGFSLVYSGNFLASVEVDQYSTARVSLGINPFDFSWLLEPGEEFQTPEVVMVYSPEGLGGMSRIYHRLYRTRLCRGVYRDQVRPILVNNWEATYFHFNEDKLCQIAEQAKELGIELFVLDDGWFGQRDNDRTSLGDWIVDRKKLPNGLESLVQRINDMGLQFGLWFEPEMVSPESELYKNHPDWCLHVPDRRRTESRWQLILDFSREEVCDAVIKMVSDVLTSAPIRYVKWDMNRHMTEIGSAALPSERQRETAHRYMLGLYRVMEEITSKFPHILFEGCSGGGGRFDPGILYYMSQIWTSDNSDAIERLKIQYGTSIVYPISTIGAHVTAVPNHQVHRVTSLKTRGDVAMSGNFGYELDLTLLTAEEKDLVRQQVNQYKEIRNLVQKGEFYRLLNPFTGNECAWMFVSDDQCEALVFYFKVLAQPNEPLKRLYLKGLDPNALYEWIESGEIYGGDSLMYAGINIPFLHGDFTSFVWRLKKRN from the coding sequence ATGATCTACTTTGATCCTTTAACAAAAAGCTTCCACTTACAAACGAATAAGACGAGTTATATCTTTCAACTGTTGAATCAGGGTTATTTAGCACACCTCTATTGGGGTAGGCGTATTTCTCCTCCCGATCCATCGTATTTGCTGCGTTATGTTGGACGTGCGTTTTCTCCCAGCACGGATCCCTCCGACCTAAACTTATCTTTAGATACCTTGCCGCAGGAGTATCCTGGATATGGTACTTCCGATTTCCGACAACCGGCTTACCAGGTTCAACTGCATAACGGTTCAACTGCGATCGAATTTCTCTATAAAAGCCATCGTATTTTTCAAGGGAAACCAAAACTTGAAGGACTTCCTGCGACGTATGTGGAGAACCAAGACGAAGCAACAACTCTGGAAGTTCATCTACAGGATTCAATATCTGGATTGTCCGTTCTTCTAAGTTATACGGTTTTTGAAGAACTTAATGCAATCACCCGCTCTGTTCGTTTTATTAATGAGGGAAAAGATCCGTTACGCTTGTTACGGGTACAAAGCATGAATATAGATTTCCACCATGCGCTTTTTGATATCTTGCATTTGTCTGGTGCATGGGCGAAGGAAAGGTGGGTCTATCGCCAGCCGTTACGTCCTGGAATTCAATCGGTAGAAAGCCGGAGAGGCGCAAGCAGCCACCAGCATAATCCTTTTATTGCACTATTAGATCCAAACGCTACAGAAGATACCGGTGACGTATATGGATTTAGCTTGGTTTATAGCGGAAATTTTTTAGCTTCCGTTGAAGTTGATCAATATTCTACTGCCAGAGTATCGCTTGGGATTAATCCTTTCGATTTTTCCTGGTTGTTAGAACCTGGTGAGGAATTTCAAACCCCCGAGGTGGTAATGGTCTATTCTCCCGAAGGGTTAGGAGGAATGTCAAGAATATACCACAGGCTGTATCGGACCCGTTTATGTCGGGGGGTGTACAGGGACCAGGTTAGACCCATATTGGTAAATAATTGGGAAGCAACTTATTTTCATTTTAATGAAGATAAATTATGTCAAATTGCCGAACAAGCAAAGGAATTGGGGATAGAACTATTTGTGCTGGATGATGGATGGTTTGGTCAGAGGGATAACGACCGAACTTCCTTGGGAGACTGGATTGTGGACCGCAAGAAATTGCCTAATGGCCTTGAATCACTGGTTCAGAGGATTAATGACATGGGATTACAATTTGGTTTGTGGTTTGAACCCGAAATGGTTTCTCCTGAGAGTGAATTATATAAAAACCATCCGGACTGGTGTCTCCATGTTCCAGACCGCAGACGAACAGAATCCAGATGGCAATTGATTCTTGATTTTTCAAGGGAAGAAGTTTGTGATGCGGTGATTAAAATGGTCTCTGATGTTTTAACTTCGGCTCCGATTCGTTATGTGAAATGGGATATGAACCGACATATGACGGAAATTGGTTCTGCCGCTTTACCCTCGGAGAGACAAAGAGAAACCGCTCATCGATATATGTTAGGTCTTTACAGGGTAATGGAGGAAATCACCTCGAAGTTCCCGCACATTTTGTTTGAAGGATGTTCTGGCGGAGGGGGAAGGTTTGATCCGGGGATCCTTTATTATATGTCACAAATATGGACCAGCGATAATTCTGATGCCATTGAACGGTTGAAAATTCAATACGGAACCAGTATTGTTTATCCGATCAGTACCATTGGAGCCCATGTTACCGCCGTACCGAATCACCAAGTTCATCGAGTAACTTCCCTGAAAACACGCGGTGATGTAGCTATGTCTGGCAATTTTGGTTATGAACTCGATTTAACCTTGCTAACAGCTGAAGAAAAAGATTTGGTAAGGCAGCAAGTGAACCAATATAAAGAGATTCGGAATCTTGTCCAGAAAGGAGAGTTTTATCGGTTACTTAATCCTTTTACTGGGAATGAATGCGCATGGATGTTTGTTTCCGATGATCAGTGTGAAGCGCTCGTATTTTATTTTAAAGTGCTGGCGCAACCAAATGAACCCTTGAAACGCTTATACTTAAAAGGACTTGATCCAAACGCCCTATACGAATGGATAGAAAGTGGCGAGATCTACGGAGGGGACAGCTTAATGTACGCCGGTATAAATATACCGTTTCTTCATGGTGATTTTACGAGCTTCGTATGGAGATTAAAAAAACGAAACTAA
- a CDS encoding LacI family DNA-binding transcriptional regulator, with product MATIKDIADRVGVSIATVSRVLNYDPTLSVSDETRRKIFQAAEDLAYRKKTERRPVSYRIGIVYWYTDEEELDDLYYMSLRMGVEKRCEANNLQIAKLSLENLLAGRGEEIHGVIAIGKFNLQQAEEIRKITDHIVFVDCSPDDDQFDSVISNFEKATINVLDYFLTHGHQKIGYIGGRETYKDKTSVITDPRETTFKNYLAQKGHYDDTYVYIGSFSVNDGYRLMKQAIEEHGENLPTAFFVGNDSLAIGCLRALHEANIPVPDRVSIIGVNDISISKYVYPPLSTVKVYTELMGETAVDLLLERIMERQVPKKVIISTRLEIRESSK from the coding sequence ATGGCGACGATAAAAGACATTGCAGATCGCGTAGGAGTTTCGATTGCGACGGTATCAAGAGTTCTAAACTACGACCCAACGCTTTCCGTTAGTGATGAAACAAGGAGAAAAATATTCCAGGCGGCAGAGGATTTAGCTTATCGCAAGAAGACAGAGCGGCGGCCCGTGTCATATCGGATCGGGATTGTTTATTGGTATACGGATGAGGAGGAACTGGATGACCTTTATTACATGTCTTTAAGGATGGGTGTTGAAAAAAGGTGTGAGGCCAATAATCTCCAAATAGCCAAACTTTCACTTGAAAACCTCTTAGCTGGTCGAGGAGAAGAGATTCATGGAGTGATCGCCATTGGAAAATTTAATCTTCAGCAGGCGGAGGAGATTCGTAAAATCACCGATCATATTGTGTTCGTGGATTGTTCTCCGGACGATGACCAATTTGATTCGGTTATAAGCAATTTTGAGAAGGCGACAATCAATGTCTTAGATTACTTTTTGACACATGGTCATCAAAAGATCGGATATATTGGTGGTAGAGAAACGTACAAGGACAAAACATCGGTCATTACCGACCCAAGGGAGACAACGTTTAAAAATTATCTCGCACAAAAGGGTCATTATGATGACACTTATGTTTATATCGGTTCTTTTTCCGTTAATGATGGTTACAGGCTGATGAAACAAGCGATCGAGGAACACGGTGAAAATCTCCCTACGGCTTTTTTTGTAGGCAATGATTCTCTAGCCATTGGTTGTTTACGGGCTCTTCATGAGGCCAATATTCCGGTTCCAGATAGGGTAAGTATTATCGGTGTAAACGATATCAGCATTTCGAAATATGTCTACCCTCCCTTAAGTACGGTTAAGGTTTACACGGAACTGATGGGTGAAACGGCCGTTGATTTGTTATTAGAAAGAATTATGGAACGCCAAGTACCCAAAAAGGTAATTATTTCCACTCGGTTAGAAATTCGAGAAAGCAGCAAATAA